The proteins below are encoded in one region of Phycisphaerae bacterium:
- the tmk gene encoding dTMP kinase encodes MDASSLSNLRGKFVVLDGPDGSGKSTQRELLAEGLRGLDVPMTCCRDPGGTAIGDRIRSVLLDFDLSTMNVNCEALLFMASRAQLVAEVIRPALEAGHAVLCDRFVTSTCAYQGAAGYDPRRVVELARFAIDDCWPDVTVVLDVDVEQGFERIGRKKEHAGKNRQKDAGQSLLIPGAKPDAMEARSLEYHRKVRQMFLEVGSYYPRPVVVVDGRSHGESDEIRKQRVHERVVEAIRGVLG; translated from the coding sequence ATGGATGCTTCGTCTCTTTCAAATCTACGCGGGAAGTTTGTGGTCCTGGACGGGCCGGACGGGAGCGGGAAGTCCACGCAACGGGAGCTGCTGGCTGAGGGGCTGCGCGGGCTGGACGTGCCCATGACGTGCTGCCGCGATCCCGGGGGGACGGCCATCGGGGACCGCATCCGCTCCGTGCTGCTGGACTTCGACCTGAGCACGATGAACGTCAACTGCGAGGCGCTGCTGTTCATGGCGTCGCGGGCGCAGCTCGTGGCGGAGGTAATCCGGCCGGCGCTGGAGGCGGGGCACGCGGTGCTGTGCGACCGGTTCGTGACCTCGACCTGTGCGTACCAGGGGGCGGCCGGGTACGACCCACGGCGGGTGGTGGAGCTGGCGCGGTTCGCGATCGACGACTGCTGGCCGGACGTGACGGTGGTGCTCGACGTGGACGTGGAGCAGGGGTTTGAGCGGATCGGGCGGAAGAAGGAGCACGCGGGGAAGAACCGACAGAAGGACGCGGGGCAGTCGCTGCTGATCCCGGGAGCCAAGCCGGACGCGATGGAGGCGCGGTCGCTGGAGTATCACCGGAAGGTGCGGCAGATGTTCCTGGAGGTGGGGTCGTACTACCCCCGGCCGGTAGTCGTTGTGGACGGGCGAAGTCACGGCGAGAGCGACGAGATTCGCAAGCAGCGGGTTCACGAGCGGGTGGTGGAGGCGATTCGCGGTGTCCTTGGCTGA
- a CDS encoding DNA polymerase III subunit has protein sequence MSLAEVKHQAHAHRQIQRALRAGRLPHACIFHGPEGVGREMFARGLGAMLLCERPIERKIKEAERESFGVDLLLEGCGACEDCRAVASDAHPDMHLIYRQLNREHPDSTVRKRKAIDISVDVLRHFVIDRVGLTPQRGRYKVFVIREAERMTIAAQNALLKTLEEPPGATLIVLLVPSPSVLLPTTQSRSQAVRFDPLPTAFVREKLAAHRSDLSGEQLNWYAEMAGGSIGEAVQGVDDDLAGVNGRMVDLLAPSKGIPPYYATKPWEELAGELADRERQRDSEISDTEATRRGLRGLLKLAAAWYADVLRIAAANEIEPVNREHLGRLKVVAGAMRATDAASAVKRIAEAERQIDLNVNTQLCLETLLNDLGRISRAHSPKAHSPS, from the coding sequence GTGTCCTTGGCTGAGGTGAAGCACCAGGCTCACGCCCACCGGCAGATTCAGCGGGCGCTGCGTGCCGGGCGGCTGCCGCACGCGTGCATCTTCCACGGGCCGGAGGGCGTGGGGCGAGAGATGTTCGCGCGGGGGCTGGGGGCGATGCTGCTGTGCGAGCGGCCCATCGAGCGGAAGATTAAGGAAGCGGAGCGAGAGAGCTTCGGGGTCGACCTGCTGCTCGAGGGGTGCGGCGCATGCGAGGACTGCCGGGCGGTGGCGTCGGACGCGCATCCCGATATGCACCTGATCTATCGGCAGCTCAACCGCGAGCACCCGGACTCTACGGTGCGGAAACGGAAGGCGATCGACATCAGCGTGGACGTGCTGCGGCACTTCGTGATCGATCGCGTGGGGCTCACCCCGCAACGCGGGCGATACAAGGTGTTCGTCATTCGCGAGGCCGAGCGGATGACGATCGCGGCGCAGAACGCGTTGCTCAAGACGCTGGAGGAGCCGCCGGGAGCAACGCTGATCGTACTGCTCGTGCCGTCGCCGAGTGTGCTGCTGCCGACGACGCAGTCGCGTTCGCAGGCGGTGCGGTTCGACCCGCTGCCGACGGCGTTCGTGCGCGAAAAACTCGCGGCGCATCGGAGCGATCTCTCGGGCGAGCAGTTGAATTGGTATGCGGAGATGGCCGGGGGGAGCATCGGCGAAGCGGTGCAAGGCGTGGACGATGATCTTGCGGGGGTCAACGGGCGGATGGTGGATCTGCTCGCGCCGAGCAAGGGCATCCCCCCATACTACGCAACGAAGCCGTGGGAAGAGCTGGCCGGCGAGCTGGCCGATCGCGAGCGACAGCGTGACAGTGAAATCAGCGATACGGAAGCGACGCGGCGCGGCCTGCGCGGGTTGCTCAAGCTGGCGGCGGCGTGGTATGCGGATGTCCTGCGGATCGCGGCGGCGAACGAGATCGAGCCGGTCAACCGCGAGCATCTCGGCAGGCTGAAGGTCGTGGCCGGCGCTATGCGCGCCACGGATGCTGCCTCCGCCGTCAAGCGAATTGCGGAGGCCGAGCGGCAGATCGATTTGAACG